The following are encoded together in the Anaerolineales bacterium genome:
- a CDS encoding cold shock domain-containing protein — MSERIQGTVNWFNAVKGFGFIGREDGDDVFVHYTAINMDGYRKLEEGQRVEFSIEDGPKGPQAANVDVI; from the coding sequence ATGTCGGAAAGAATCCAGGGAACCGTAAATTGGTTCAACGCCGTCAAGGGCTTCGGCTTCATCGGACGCGAAGATGGCGACGATGTGTTTGTTCACTACACCGCCATCAACATGGACGGCTACCGCAAGCTGGAAGAGGGACAGCGTGTGGAATTCAGCATCGAGGATGGCCCGAAAGGACCACAGGCCGCGAACGTTGATGTGATCTGA